The Paramormyrops kingsleyae isolate MSU_618 chromosome 11, PKINGS_0.4, whole genome shotgun sequence genome includes a window with the following:
- the LOC140593372 gene encoding uncharacterized protein — protein MENLQSLALSVPSFYWRLTGEELDPSLLHVATARLQVVHHGTETGVQHGDGESPAEEDDHYGQELPSPSSRREASPAAPASTTEDANGLPEALPLAWGEDEFSSPSLSVASDTQPGSQIEPEHAEPSSSTFWIPVGPNSTWQQLEIEGRNYLRKLDELSIPEGLWGITDYGDDHTVVMSVHVPMHVSSSLRTWGMRQEERPPQRPAGTNQRKRKAEPDDTSGSSSPPPHKRPMRF, from the coding sequence atggagaacttgcagtctctggccctcagtgtcccttcattttattggcggctcactggggaggagttggatcccagcctattgcacgtagcaactgcacggctgcaagtggtacatcatggtacagagactggtgtccagcatggggatggagaatcaccagctgaggaggatgaccattacggacaggagctgccatcacccagctctagaagggaggcttcccctgcagctccagcatccacgactgaggatgctaatgggcttcctgaggctctccccttggcctggggtgaagatgagttctcatctccatccttatctgtggcttctgacactcaacctggaagtcagattgagccagaacatgctgagccctccagctccaccttctggatccctgtgggccctaacagcacgtggcagcagcttgagatcgaaggccgcaactacctgcggaagctggatgagctcagcatccccgagggactctggggcattacggactacggtgatgaccacaccgtggtcatgtccgtgcatgtccccatgcatgtgagcagttctctgcgaacatggggcatgaggcaggaggagaggcctcctcagaggcccgctggcaccaatcagaggaagcgcaaggccgagcccgacgacaccagcggctcaagttctcctccaccgcacaagaggcccatgcgcttctga